A single genomic interval of Sander lucioperca isolate FBNREF2018 chromosome 9, SLUC_FBN_1.2, whole genome shotgun sequence harbors:
- the LOC116049957 gene encoding trace amine-associated receptor 1-like, with translation MRQEDHPFLEVQQAGFSMLARKLSGIRQRVWHVNTRLSRLEMLLRPLGRIADNVGRLADAVERLVPATPPPPSTRSPPITRSTRTTLCPAAPGTSRGQSHCPPACEPEEEEDNTTYIFTSNPSIICVLLYFFLGTLSVVTICGNFLVIISIIYFKQLHIPTNYLILSLAVADLLVGVLVFPFSMAFTVTWCWYHEGLFYRYYAVCKPLAYKSKINDHIIRIMILVCWGIAALIGIGIIIAGFNQGKCEESCLIDALISTTLACIFSFYVPVIIMLSIYLKIFLVAQEQARSIQNTTCQSKKSGATVSKNERKATKTLAIVLGVFLLCWSPYFLCIIFQPLTYNVTPIAVIETLNWLTLLNSMLNPFIYAFFYSWFRSAFRMIISGKIFQGHFANSKLL, from the exons ATGAGGCAGGAGGACCATCCATTCCTCGAAGTCCAGCAGGCTGGATTTAGTATGCTGGCGAGGAAGTTGAGCGGCATCAGGCAGAGAGTTTGGCATGTCAACACCCGCCTGAGCCGCTTGGAGATGTTGCTGCGGCCCCTTGGGCGCATAGCAGACAATGTGGGAAGGCTCGCTGACGCAGTTGAGCGTCTTGTTCCTGCAACACCACCTCCTCCGTCCACCAGATCCCCTCCTATCACCCGGTCCACCAGGACCACACTGTGCCCTGCTGCTCCTGGAACCTCCCGTGGCCAGTCCCATTGTCCTCCCGCCTGCGAACCCGAGGAGGAAGAAG ATAATACAACCTACATATTTACAAGTAACCCTTCCATAATATgcgttttattatattttttcctTGGCACATTGTCTGTTGTCACAATATGTGGAAACTTCCTAGTAATAATCTCCATCATTTACTTCAAACAGCTCCACATCCCTACTAACTACCTTATTCTCTCTCTGGCTGTGGCTGACCTGCTTGTAGGAGTTTTAGTTTTTCCTTTTAGCATGGCATTTACTGTAACCTGGTGTTGGTATCATgagggtttatttt ACAGATATTATGCAGTTTGTAAGCCTCTTGCttataaaagtaaaattaatgatCATATTATTAGGATTATGATCCTGGTGTGCTGGGGAATTGCTGCTTTGATTGGGATTGGCATCATTATTGCAGGTTTTAATCAAGGAAAATGTGAAGAAAGTTGTTTAATTGATGCTCTAATATCAACCACTCTAGCGTGTATATTTTCCTTTTATGTCCCAGTCATTATAATGCTTAGTATCTACCTAAAGATTTTCCTTGTTGCACAGGAACAGGCACGCAGCATCCAGAACACTACCTGTCAGAGCAAAAAGTCTGGAGCAACTGTCAGTAAGAATGAGAGAAAGGCTACCAAAACTCTGGCTATCGTTTTGGGAGTTTTTCTCTTGTGTTGGAGTCCTTACTTTCTTTGTATCATATTTCAGCCTTTAACATATAACGTTACACCAATTGCTGTGATAGAAACACTTAACTGGCTTACACTTTTAAATTCAATGCTCAATCCATTCATTTATGCTTTCTTTTACAGCTGGTTCAGATCAGCTTTCAGAATGATCATTTCGGGAAAGATATTTCAGGGACATTTTGCCAACTCAAAACTTCTTTGA
- the LOC116049958 gene encoding trace amine-associated receptor 1-like, producing the protein MDMGVSINRTNDLIVIHPCYKIDASSVLTSNPSGICVLLHIFLGSLSVVTVCGNLLVIISIIYFKQLHTPTNYLILSLAVADLFVGFLVIPLTMEFSVTLCRYYEDLFCKVRSTFDVSLCTTSILHLCCISIDRYYAVCQPLTYSTKINDHVVVIMILVSWGVSVVIVISFIIVGINQEKCAATCLINAIMANIFGLIFSFYLPVILMLCIYFKIFLVAQKQARSIQNTTCQSKKSGATVSKNERKATKTLAIVMGIFLICWLPFFLCTTVLSFSHVYVPLPLIELLNWLALSNSMLNPFIYAFFYSWFRSAFRMIISGKIIQDDFTNSKLL; encoded by the coding sequence ATGGATATGGGAGTCAGCATTAACAGGACTAATGATCTTATTGTGATACATCCCTGCTATAAAATAGATGCCTCTTCCGTACTGACAAGCAACCCTTCCGGAATATGTGTATTGTTACATATTTTCCTTGGCTCATTATCTGTTGTAACTGTATGTGGAAACCTTCTTGTAATAATCTCCATCATTTACTTCAAACAGCTCCACACTCCTACTAACTACCTTATTCTCTCTTTGGCTGTGGCTGACCTGTTTGTTGGTTTTTTAGTCATTCCTCTCACCATGGAATTCTCAGTAACATTATGTCGGTACTATGaagatttattttgtaaagtacgGAGCACCTTTGATGTATCGCTGTGCACAACTTCTATTCTGCACCTGTGTTGTATTTCTATTGACAGATATTATGCTGTGTGTCAGCCTCTAACCTATAGcactaaaataaatgatcatgttgttgtcatcatgATCTTGGTTAGCTGGGGGGTTTCTGTCGTAATTGTAATTAGCTTCATAATTGTAGGAATAAACCAAGAAAAATGTGCCGCAACATGTTTAATTAATGCTATAATGGCAAACATTTTTGGacttattttctcattttaccTCCCAGTGATTCTAATGCTGTGTATCTACTTTAAGATTTTCCTAGTTGCACAGAAACAGGCACGCAGCATCCAGAACACAACCTGTCAGAGCAAAAAGTCTGGAGCAACTGTCAGTAAGAATGAAAGAAAAGCCACCAAAACTCTGGCTATCGTTATGGGAATCTTTTTGATTTGTTggcttcctttctttctttgtacTACCGTTCTTTCTTTCAGTCATGTCTATGTCCCACTTCCTTTGATTGAATTACTTAACTGGCTTGCACTGTCAAATTCAATGCTCAATCCATTTATTTATGCTTTCTTTTACAGCTGGTTCAGATCAGCTTTCAGAATGATCATTTCTgggaaaataattcaagatgaTTTTACCAACTCAAAACTGCTCTGA
- the LOC116049951 gene encoding trace amine-associated receptor 1-like, whose product MAPEVTVNLTDVNYMHLCYEIDNFFNIMKGNTSAMCVSLYIFLGSLSVVTVCGNLLVVISIIYFKQLHSPTNSLILSLAVADLLVGVVVFPVSMTFTVTSCFYYKDIFCKVRDSFDAMLSTASILNLCCISIDRYYAVCQPLTYRTKINVNVVVVMILLSWGVSLLVTIGFMIPDLTHEKCEENCFNDALLADIFGPMFSFYLPVIVMLCIYLKIFLVAQEQVRSIQNTTCQSKKSGATVSKMERKATKTLATVLGVFLMCWSPFFLCFTFQLFLHVSVPLPLFETLNWIALLNSMLNPFIYAFFYSWFRSAFRMIVSGKIFQGDFSNTKLL is encoded by the coding sequence ATGGCACCAGAAGTCACTGTCAACCTTACTGATGTTAATTACATGCATCTTTGTTATGAAATAGATAATTTCTTTAACATAATGAAAGGCAATACTTCTgcaatgtgtgtttcattatATATTTTCCTTGGCTCATTATCTGTTGTCACAGTATGTGGAAACCTTCTTGTAGTAATCTCCATCATCTATTTCAAACAGCTCCACAGTCCTACTaattctctcattctctctctggcTGTGGCTGACCTGCTtgttggtgttgtagtttttcctgtAAGCATGACATTTACTGTAACCTCgtgtttttattataaagatATATTTTGCAAAGTACGAGACAGCTTTGATGCAATGCTGAGCACAGCTTCCATTTTGAATTTATGTTGTATTTCCATTGACAGATATTATGCAGTGTGTCAGCCTCTGACCTACAGAACTAAGATAAATGTTAATGTTGTCGTGGTCATGATCCTGCTCAGCTGGGGTGTTTCTCTTCTAGTTACCATTGGCTTTATGATTCCAGAtttaacacatgaaaaatgtgAAGAAAATTGTTTTAATGATGCCCTACTTGCAGACATTTTTGGACCCATGTTCTCATTTTATCTACCAGTGATTGTAATGCTCTGTATCTACCTAAAGATTTTCCTTGTGGCACAGGAACAGGTACGCAGCATCCAGAATACAACCTGTCAGAGCAAAAAGTCTGGAGCAACTGTTAGTAAGATGGAGAGAAAGGCCACTAAAACTCTTGCGACCGTTTTGGGAGTTTTCCTGATGTGTTGgtctcctttctttctctgttttacCTTTCAGCTTTTTCTCCATGTATCAGTGCCACTTCCATTGTTTGAAACACTTAACTGGATTGCACTGTTAAACTCCATGCTCAATCCCTTTATTTATGCTTTCTTTTACAGCTGGTTCAGATCAGCTTTCAGAATGATTGTTTCTGGGAAAATATTTCAAGGTGATTTTTctaacacaaaactgctttga
- the LOC116049959 gene encoding uncharacterized protein LOC116049959, with protein MMTGYLSAKGVKASEGRVGKVLRRIHQPYHIARQQGARNLNPIPYNAQYMGHKLHVDQNEKLVMFGVTHVMAIDGFSKKIVSHSTMPIKNNIIIYEEVYRPAVLSYGLWDQVRVDCGKEFYLALFIQEKLAEHRHNTQRQPYIQTPSTRNHVIERMWSEVNARVNYPLKTALVELVDQDELNMEDNTSKYCVSNLTCQMARIGITKVTEAWNAHRIPGKGIPNELAKDGCPAKLPEDLLPVGSVAADLYQQEMGSALKRESIFGCDPFPSEEAQQWTETEFGSHFDMLSLYENVVHHNYGPFKDAVRSLIDFTRRCV; from the exons ATGATGACAGGCTATCTATCTGCAAAAGGGGTTAAAGCTTCTGAGGGCAGAGTGGGCAAAGTGTTGAGACGTATTCATCAACCCTACCACATTGCAAGACAGCAG GGTGCCCGAAATCTGAACCCCATACCCTACAATGCACAATACATGGGGCACAAGCTACATGTAGATCAGAATGAAAAGCTTGTTATGTTTGGAGTGACCCATGTAATGGCTATCGATGGTTTCAGCAAGAAGATTGTCAGTCACTCCACTATGCCAATAAAGAACAACATCATAATTTATGAGGAAGTGTACAG ACCTGCTGTACTTTCCTATGGACTATGGGATCAGGTCAGAGTTGACTGTGGGAAAGAGTTTTATCTGGCATTATTCATACAGGAAAAGCTGGCAGAACACAGACACAATACTCAACGGCAGCCTTACATTCAGACTCCTTCTACAAGg AACCATGTGATAGAGAGAATGTGGTCGGAGGTGAATGCCAGAGTCAACTACCCTTTGAAGACAGCTTTGGTAGAGCTGGTGGACCAAGATGAACTGAACATGGAGGACAACACATCAAAGTATTGTGTGTCAAACCTGACATGCCAGATGGCTAGGATTGGCATCACAAAAGTCACAGAGGCATGGAATGCACACAGGATCCCAG GAAAGGGAATACCAAATGAACTGGCTAAAGACGGGTGTCCTGCAAAGCTTCCTGAGGACCTTCTGCCTGTTGGTTCTGTTGCAGCTGACCTGTATCAGCAGGAAATGGGATCCGCATTGAAAAGGGAATCCATTTTTGGATGTGATCCTTTCCCCTCTGAAGAGGCCCAACAATGGACTGAAACTGAGTTTGGTTCTCACTTTGACATGTTATCACTGTACGAAAATGTGGTTCACCATAACTACGGCCCTTTTAAAGATGCAGTTAGGTCTCTTATTGATTTCACCAGAAGGTGTGTGTGA